A genome region from Ctenopharyngodon idella isolate HZGC_01 chromosome 5, HZGC01, whole genome shotgun sequence includes the following:
- the tmem150ab gene encoding transmembrane protein 150Ab, giving the protein MTAWIVLPVSLSAFSITGIWIVYAMAVMNHHVCPVENWSYNLTCTEETAKRGFPKTCCTLQDIPLISKCGCYPPESCLFSLIGNVGAFMVVMVCMLRYAQVIEHSHHCWTNTSSLVSGCINALGLVMVGNFQVDHAKTLHYVGAGVAFPAGLLFVCLQCVLTYRIAETALDYWMAHVRVALSAGALISLVLSGIFFVHESFVLQHAAAICEWVFTVLVLVYYGTFTYEFGTVNSDTIMAALMKRSQHHHPGSAIIMGGIGKGVAMGCGARSLKSPGGSSTSTHLNCTPESIAML; this is encoded by the exons ATGACTGCCTGGATCGTTCTGCCTGTCAGCCTGTCTGCCTTTTCCATCACAGGGATATGGATTGT ttacgCCATGGCAGTAATGAACCACCATGTCTGTCCTGTTGAGAACTG GTCATACAATTTGACATGTACAGAGGAAACGGCTAAGAGGGGCTTCCCAAAGACCTGCTGCACTCTTCAAGACATCCCCCTCATTAg TAAATGTGGTTGCTATCCACCAGAGAGCTGTCTCTTCAGTTTGATAGGCAATGTTGGGGCCTTTATGG TGGTTATGGTGTGCATGTTGCGTTATGCTCAAGTGATTGAACATAGCCATCATTGCTGGACCAACACAAGTTCTTTGGTGTCCGGCTGCATTAATGCCCTGGGTTTAGTCATGGTTGGCAACTTTCAG GTTGATCATGCCAAGACACTTCATTATGTGGGAGCTGGTGTAGCTTTCCCTGCCGGCttgttgtttgtgtgtctgcAGTGCGTTTTGACGTACCGTATAGCAGAGACAGCGCTGGATTACTGGATGGCTCATGTGCGTGTGGCTCTCTCAGCTGGAGCTCTGATATCGCTTGTCCTCA GTGGTATCTTCTTCGTCCATGAGAGTTTTGTATTGCAGCACGCCGCAGCCATCTGTGAATGGGTCTTCACGGTGCTGGTCCTGGTGTACTACGGCACCTTCACCTATGAGTTTGGCACTGTCAACAGTGACACCATCATGGCGGCCTTAATGAAACGCAGTCAACATCACCATCCGGGGTCAGCGATCATCATGGGGGGTATCGGGAAGGGTGTTGCAATGGGATGTGGTGCCCGCAGTCTAAAGTCACCTGGTGGCAGCAGCACTTCCACACACCTCAACTGTACACCAGAAAGCATCGCCATGCTTTAG
- the slc25a46 gene encoding mitochondrial outer membrane protein SLC25A46 — MTSRRPDSFEGLGYRGREDPSFTGGYSGRSFNNSSSSDLQHWVTTPPDIPGSRNLHFGDRTPQFEAAPAQPGAADEAQSAAPPSEQLNRFAGFGIGLASLFTENVLAHPCIVFRRQCQVNYHARCYHLSPLTAISVMYNVTKTQGPKALWKGMGSTFVVQGVTLGTEGIISECTPLPRELSHKWNPKQVVGHLVLKGLTYVVAMPFYSASLIETVQSEIIRDNPGILDCVKEGLGRVMGMGVPHSKRLLPLWNLVFPTVLHGILHYLISSSVQRLVLYLLRRRNNGSPKHSSPDSGADTVQSMLDAYFPELMASFAASLCADVLLFPLETVLHRLHIQGTRTIIDNTDLGFEVLPINTQYEGMRDCINAIRCEEGTMGFYKGFGSIVVQYSLHAAVLQITKMIYSTLLRNA; from the exons ATGACTTCTCGTCGGCCTGACAGCTTTGAGGGTTTGGGTTACAGGGGCAGAGAGGATCCGTCATTCACCGGGGGGTATTCGGGCAGGTCATTCAATAATTCATCCAGCTCTGACCTCCAGCACTGGGTCACCACACCTCCAGATATACCTGGCAGCAGAAACCTGCATTTTGGCGATCGTACACCCCAATTTGAGGCGGCACCTGCCCAACCAGGAGCAGCGGACGAAGCGCAGTCAGCGGCTCCACCGTCCG AGCAACTGAACAGATTTGCTGGTTTCGGGATAGGTCTTGCAAG CCTCTTTACAGAAAATGTCCTGGCCCATCCCTGCATCGTGTTTCGGCGTCAGTGTCAG GTGAATTACCATGCCAGGTGTTACCACTTGTCCCCACTGACTGCCATCAGCGTGATGTACAATGTCACCAAAACTcag ggTCCAAAGGCTTTATGGAAAGGAATGGGCAGCACTTTTGTGGTACAGGGGGTCACGCTGGGAACAGAGGGCATCATCAGCGAATGCACCCCGTTACCAAG GGAGTTATCACACAAGTGGAACCCTAAACAAGTTGTGGGACACTTAGTACTCAAAGG TTTGACATATGTGGTTGCAATGCCGTTTTACTCAGCAAGTCTCATAGAGACTGTACag AGTGAAATAATCCGAGACAACCCCGGCATCCTGGACTGTGTGAAAGAGGGTCTGGGACGTGTAATGGGTATGGGAGTGCCTCACAGCAAGCGTCTCCTTCCCCTCTGGAACCTGGTGTTCCCCACAGTCCTCCACGGCATCCTCCACTATCTAATCAGTTCCAGCGTGCAGCGGTTGGTTCTTTATCTGCTGCGGCGTCGGAATAATGGCTCACCGAAGCACTCGTCCCCTGACTCTGGAGCAGACACGGTCCAGTCTATGCTGGATGCATACTTCCCTGAGCTCATGGCCAGCTTTGCCGCCAGCCTGTGTGCAGATGTGCTGTTGTTTCCTTTGGAAACTGTGTTGCACAGGCTCCATATCCAGGGAACGCGCACTATCATCGACAACACCGATCTGGGTTTTGAAGTGTTGCCCATAAACACCCAATATGAAGGAATGAGGGACTGTATTAATGCCATTCGCTGTGAGGAGGGCACCATGGGCTTCTACAAGGGCTTCGGCTCCATCGTGGTGCAGTACTCGCTTCATGCCGCAGTGCTGCAGATCACCAAGATGATCTACTCGACGCTGCTTCGAAATGCTTGA